One Aphelocoma coerulescens isolate FSJ_1873_10779 chromosome 5, UR_Acoe_1.0, whole genome shotgun sequence DNA segment encodes these proteins:
- the LOC138111500 gene encoding cytosolic phospholipase A2 epsilon-like isoform X1 encodes MASTSSLPQHSSRKSSPLENEERKWMMHYVAPSDDAKQEELTPYSLLTVRIIRLKNAHQADFLSQSDCYVSLWLPTASDEIFHTKTIQNCRNPVWNETFYFRIQRKVKNVLEITVSDDDVIRDDDRAIVLFDVAKIPLGERVFTSFPLNPEGKEELEVEFVLESIQGPPETIITNGTIVCREEACLEVHLDGRMQKKRFSGVSHSAAGSCLTLVKIQNLEVPLPTSPEGLDLNELTFTVRGSFEETQTVSVGCDSRSPIPDPTFFHYARYKQPSLDVALRKKRKLPAFCACMSCGARRSVPLTIPLKSLPSEQEVVGEHRKFDLLLKVKKCQDDLDVRLGFDLCVQERDFIRKRKKVVAAALKDILHLEEDLQDDEVPVVAIMTTGGGTRALTAMYAHLLSVQEMKVLDCVSYITGLSGTTWTMSNLYEDPDWSQKDLKETLNDVRKHVLKNKFVTCFAPDRLKYYLKELCQRKQEGHQLCFTDLWGLIIESMLHEKEDCHKLTDQQQALNQGQNPLPIYLSLNVKDKISDQDFREWVEFTPYEVGFPKYGAFIRAEDFGSEFFMGRLMKKIPESRICFLEGVWSSVFSLNLMDAWYISVNSEDFWHKWTRDKITDIDDGALFPTRPNELDTRVVCPTDSFSEIFRDVAMLRPAASEIHNFLKGFQINNNYLESEFSKWKDCELDSQPNHLTTATDYLILIDTAFAFATSYPPLMRPERKVDVILHFNYSSGSQTGPLKDASKYFAKQGIPFPTKVPDDQETPHLKECYIVGDKESPETPIVIFFPLVNDTFREYKAPGVKRSPSEMAEGEVDVANACGPYYINNLSYSEENFDKLVNLSYYNVQNNKDLILQALRTAVERKKQRKKEQALQKPPDGCGMRVPDREGTQHLADCPAPGNMK; translated from the exons TAAGCCAATCTGATTGCTATGTGAGCCTCTGGTTGCCAACAGCTTCAGATGAGATATTCCACACCAAAACCATCCAAAACTGCAGAAATCCTGTGTGGAATGAAACTTTCTATTTCCGGATACAGAGAAAAGTCAAG aatgtTCTTGAAATTACTGTTTCTGACGATGACGTCATTCGTGATGATGACCGTGCAATTGTGCTTTTTGATGTAGCTAAAATCCCCCTTGGGGAAAGAGTTTTTACATCATTCCCACTAAACCCAGAG ggGAAGGAGGAGTTGGAAGTTGAGTTTGTATTGGAGAGCAT CCAGGGTCCTCCTGAAACCATCATCACAAATGGGACAATAGTG TGTCGTGAAGAAGCCTGTTTGGAAGTTCACTTGGACGGCAGAATGCAAAAGAAGCGTTTTTCAG GGGTTAGCCACTCagcagctggctcctgcctgaCCCTGGTCAAGATCCAGAATCTAGAAGTTCCTCTGCCCACatcccctgaggggctggatCTG AATGAGCTAACATTTACAGTGAGAGGATCCTTTGAAGAAACCCAGACAGTTTCAGTGGGCTGTGACTCCCGCTCCCCTATCCCAGATCCCACTTTCTTCCACTATGCCAGATACAAGCAACCCTCCCTGGATGTTGCACTCAGAAAGAAGAGGAAGCTTCCCGCCTTT TGTGCTTGCATGTCATGTGGAGCAAGGAGAAGTGTCCCTCTGACAATCCCTCTGAAGTCACTCCCCTCCGAGCAAGAAGTAGTTGGTGAG CACAGAAAATTTGATTTACTCCTTAAGGTGAAAAAATG CCAGGATGACCTAGACGTACGCCTGGGGTTTGATCTGTGTGTCCAGGAACGGGATTTCATTCGAAAGAGGAAGAAGGTAGTTGCAGCCGCTTTGAAGGACATTCTCCACCTGGAAGAGGACTTGCAGGATGATGAG GTACCTGTGGTAGCAATCATGACAACGGGTGGTGGAACCAGAGCTCTGACAGCCATGTACGCTCACCTCCTCAGTGTGCAGGAAATGAAAGTCTTGGACTGTGTCTCATATATCACTGGTTTGTCTGGAACAACATG gaccATGTCAAACTTGTATGAAGATCCTGACTGGTCCCAAAAGGATCTCAAGGAAACACTCAATGATGTCCGAAAGCATGTACTTAAAAATAAGTTTGTTACTTGTTTTGCCCCTGATCGTCTGAAATACTATTTGAAAGAGTTGTGCCAGAGGAAGCAGGAAGGACATCAGCTGTGTTTCACAGATCTCTGGGGACTCATAATTGAAAGCATGTTACATGAAAAG GAGGACTGCCATAAGCTCACAGATCAGCAGCAGGCACTAAATCAGGGTCAAAACCCCCTGCCCATCTACCTCTCTCTCAATGTGAAGGATAAAATCAGCGACCAGGATTTTAGAG AATGGGTGGAATTCACCCCTTATGAGGTAGGATTTCCAAAATATGGAGCCTTCATTCGTGCAGAAGATTTTGGCAGCGAGTTCTTCATGGGTCGCCTGATGAAGAAAATCCCAGAATCCAGAATCTGCTTTTTGGAAG GGGTCTGGAGCAGTGTATTTTCCTTGAATCTCATGGATGCTTGGTATATATCTGTTAATTCAGAAGACTTCTGGCACAAATGGACTCGAGACAAAATTACTGACATAG aTGATGGAGCCCTATTCCCAACGAGACCAAATGAGCTGGATACTCGAGTGGTTTGTCCTACTGACAGCTTTTCAGAAATTTTCCGAGATGTTGCAATGTTACGTCCAGCAGCCTCAGAAATCCATAACTTCCTGAAGGGCTTCCAGATAAACAACAACTACCTGGAGAGCGAGTTTTCCAAGTGGAAAG ACTGTGAGCTGGACTCCCAGCCCAACCACCTGACAACAGCAACAGACTACCTCATCCTGATTGAcactgcatttgcctttgctacCAGTTACCCACCCCTTATGAGGCCAGAAAGGAAGGTGGATGTCATTTTGCATTTCAACTACAGCTCAGGTTCACAGACAGGG CCCCTGAAAGATGCCTCTAAATACTTTGCAAAACAGGGAATTCCTTTCCCTACAAAGGTGCCAGATGATCAGGAAACTCCGCATCTGAAGGAATGCTACATTGTTGGTGATAAAGAGAGCCCAGAAACACCTATTGTGATATTTTTCCCTCTAGTAAATGACACCTTCAGGGAATACAAAGCACCTG GTGTGAAACGTAGTCCCTCAGAGATGGCAGAGGGTGAGGTTGATGTTGCCAATGCCTGTGGCCCATATTACATAAACAATCTGAGCTATTCAGAGGAAAATTTTGACAAACTGGTGAACCTCAGTTACTACAACGTCCAGAACAACAAAGATTTGATTCTTCAGGCCTTGCGTACTGCTGTGGAGCGGAAAAAGCAGCGTAAGAAAGAGCAAGCACTGCAAAAACCACCCGATGGCTGTGGCATGCGTGTGCCTGACAGAGAGGGAACCCAGCACTTGGCTGACTGCCCAGCACCAGGGAATATGAAATAA
- the LOC138111500 gene encoding cytosolic phospholipase A2 epsilon-like isoform X8, with product MASTSSLPQQHSSRKSSPLENEERKWMMHYVAPSDDAKQEELTPYSLLTVRIIRLKNAHQADFLSQSDCYVSLWLPTASDEIFHTKTIQNCRNPVWNETFYFRIQRKVKNVLEITVSDDDVIRDDDRAIVLFDVAKIPLGERVFTSFPLNPEGKEELEVEFVLESIQGPPETIITNGTIVCREEACLEVHLDGRMQKKRFSGVSHSAAGSCLTLVKIQNLEVPLPTSPEGLDLNELTFTVRGSFEETQTVSVGCDSRSPIPDPTFFHYARYKQPSLDVALRKKRKLPAFCACMSCGARRSVPLTIPLKSLPSEQEVVGEHRKFDLLLKVKKCQDDLDVRLGFDLCVQERDFIRKRKKVVAAALKDILHLEEDLQDDEVPVVAIMTTGGGTRALTAMYAHLLSVQEMKVLDCVSYITGLSGTTWTMSNLYEDPDWSQKDLKETLNDVRKHVLKNKFVTCFAPDRLKYYLKELCQRKQEGHQLCFTDLWGLIIESMLHEKEDCHKLTDQQQALNQGQNPLPIYLSLNVKDKISDQDFREWVEFTPYEVGFPKYGAFIRAEDFGSEFFMGRLMKKIPESRICFLEGVWSSVFSLNLMDAWYISVNSEDFWHKWTRDKITDIDDGALFPTRPNELDTRVVCPTDSFSEIFRDVAMLRPAASEIHNFLKGFQINNNYLESEFSKWKDCELDSQPNHLTTATDYLILIDTAFAFATSYPPLMRPERKVDVILHFNYSSGSQTGPLKDASKYFAKQGIPFPTKVPDDQETPHLKECYIVGDKESPETPIVIFFPLVNDTFREYKAPGVKRSPSEMAEGEVDVANACGPYYINNLSYSEENFDKLVNLSYYNVQNNKDLILQALRTAVERKKQRKKEQALQKPPDGCGMRVPDREGTQHLADCPAPGNMK from the exons TAAGCCAATCTGATTGCTATGTGAGCCTCTGGTTGCCAACAGCTTCAGATGAGATATTCCACACCAAAACCATCCAAAACTGCAGAAATCCTGTGTGGAATGAAACTTTCTATTTCCGGATACAGAGAAAAGTCAAG aatgtTCTTGAAATTACTGTTTCTGACGATGACGTCATTCGTGATGATGACCGTGCAATTGTGCTTTTTGATGTAGCTAAAATCCCCCTTGGGGAAAGAGTTTTTACATCATTCCCACTAAACCCAGAG ggGAAGGAGGAGTTGGAAGTTGAGTTTGTATTGGAGAGCAT CCAGGGTCCTCCTGAAACCATCATCACAAATGGGACAATAGTG TGTCGTGAAGAAGCCTGTTTGGAAGTTCACTTGGACGGCAGAATGCAAAAGAAGCGTTTTTCAG GGGTTAGCCACTCagcagctggctcctgcctgaCCCTGGTCAAGATCCAGAATCTAGAAGTTCCTCTGCCCACatcccctgaggggctggatCTG AATGAGCTAACATTTACAGTGAGAGGATCCTTTGAAGAAACCCAGACAGTTTCAGTGGGCTGTGACTCCCGCTCCCCTATCCCAGATCCCACTTTCTTCCACTATGCCAGATACAAGCAACCCTCCCTGGATGTTGCACTCAGAAAGAAGAGGAAGCTTCCCGCCTTT TGTGCTTGCATGTCATGTGGAGCAAGGAGAAGTGTCCCTCTGACAATCCCTCTGAAGTCACTCCCCTCCGAGCAAGAAGTAGTTGGTGAG CACAGAAAATTTGATTTACTCCTTAAGGTGAAAAAATG CCAGGATGACCTAGACGTACGCCTGGGGTTTGATCTGTGTGTCCAGGAACGGGATTTCATTCGAAAGAGGAAGAAGGTAGTTGCAGCCGCTTTGAAGGACATTCTCCACCTGGAAGAGGACTTGCAGGATGATGAG GTACCTGTGGTAGCAATCATGACAACGGGTGGTGGAACCAGAGCTCTGACAGCCATGTACGCTCACCTCCTCAGTGTGCAGGAAATGAAAGTCTTGGACTGTGTCTCATATATCACTGGTTTGTCTGGAACAACATG gaccATGTCAAACTTGTATGAAGATCCTGACTGGTCCCAAAAGGATCTCAAGGAAACACTCAATGATGTCCGAAAGCATGTACTTAAAAATAAGTTTGTTACTTGTTTTGCCCCTGATCGTCTGAAATACTATTTGAAAGAGTTGTGCCAGAGGAAGCAGGAAGGACATCAGCTGTGTTTCACAGATCTCTGGGGACTCATAATTGAAAGCATGTTACATGAAAAG GAGGACTGCCATAAGCTCACAGATCAGCAGCAGGCACTAAATCAGGGTCAAAACCCCCTGCCCATCTACCTCTCTCTCAATGTGAAGGATAAAATCAGCGACCAGGATTTTAGAG AATGGGTGGAATTCACCCCTTATGAGGTAGGATTTCCAAAATATGGAGCCTTCATTCGTGCAGAAGATTTTGGCAGCGAGTTCTTCATGGGTCGCCTGATGAAGAAAATCCCAGAATCCAGAATCTGCTTTTTGGAAG GGGTCTGGAGCAGTGTATTTTCCTTGAATCTCATGGATGCTTGGTATATATCTGTTAATTCAGAAGACTTCTGGCACAAATGGACTCGAGACAAAATTACTGACATAG aTGATGGAGCCCTATTCCCAACGAGACCAAATGAGCTGGATACTCGAGTGGTTTGTCCTACTGACAGCTTTTCAGAAATTTTCCGAGATGTTGCAATGTTACGTCCAGCAGCCTCAGAAATCCATAACTTCCTGAAGGGCTTCCAGATAAACAACAACTACCTGGAGAGCGAGTTTTCCAAGTGGAAAG ACTGTGAGCTGGACTCCCAGCCCAACCACCTGACAACAGCAACAGACTACCTCATCCTGATTGAcactgcatttgcctttgctacCAGTTACCCACCCCTTATGAGGCCAGAAAGGAAGGTGGATGTCATTTTGCATTTCAACTACAGCTCAGGTTCACAGACAGGG CCCCTGAAAGATGCCTCTAAATACTTTGCAAAACAGGGAATTCCTTTCCCTACAAAGGTGCCAGATGATCAGGAAACTCCGCATCTGAAGGAATGCTACATTGTTGGTGATAAAGAGAGCCCAGAAACACCTATTGTGATATTTTTCCCTCTAGTAAATGACACCTTCAGGGAATACAAAGCACCTG GTGTGAAACGTAGTCCCTCAGAGATGGCAGAGGGTGAGGTTGATGTTGCCAATGCCTGTGGCCCATATTACATAAACAATCTGAGCTATTCAGAGGAAAATTTTGACAAACTGGTGAACCTCAGTTACTACAACGTCCAGAACAACAAAGATTTGATTCTTCAGGCCTTGCGTACTGCTGTGGAGCGGAAAAAGCAGCGTAAGAAAGAGCAAGCACTGCAAAAACCACCCGATGGCTGTGGCATGCGTGTGCCTGACAGAGAGGGAACCCAGCACTTGGCTGACTGCCCAGCACCAGGGAATATGAAATAA
- the LOC138111500 gene encoding cytosolic phospholipase A2 epsilon-like isoform X5 has translation MASTSSLPQQHSSRKSSPLENEERKWMMHYVAPSDDAKQEELTPYSLLTVRIIRLKNAHQADFLSQSDCYVSLWLPTASDEIFHTKTIQNCRNPVWNETFYFRIQRKVKNVLEITVSDDDVIRDDDRAIVLFDVAKIPLGERVFTSFPLNPEGKEELEVEFVLESIQGPPETIITNGTIVCREEACLEVHLDGRMQKKRFSENELTFTVRGSFEETQTVSVGCDSRSPIPDPTFFHYARYKQPSLDVALRKKRKLPAFCACMSCGARRSVPLTIPLKSLPSEQEVVGEHRKFDLLLKVKKCQDDLDVRLGFDLCVQERDFIRKRKKVVAAALKDILHLEEDLQDDEVPVVAIMTTGGGTRALTAMYAHLLSVQEMKVLDCVSYITGLSGTTWTMSNLYEDPDWSQKDLKETLNDVRKHVLKNKFVTCFAPDRLKYYLKELCQRKQEGHQLCFTDLWGLIIESMLHEKEDCHKLTDQQQALNQGQNPLPIYLSLNVKDKISDQDFREWVEFTPYEVGFPKYGAFIRAEDFGSEFFMGRLMKKIPESRICFLEGVWSSVFSLNLMDAWYISVNSEDFWHKWTRDKITDIDDGALFPTRPNELDTRVVCPTDSFSEIFRDVAMLRPAASEIHNFLKGFQINNNYLESEFSKWKDCELDSQPNHLTTATDYLILIDTAFAFATSYPPLMRPERKVDVILHFNYSSGSQTGPLKDASKYFAKQGIPFPTKVPDDQETPHLKECYIVGDKESPETPIVIFFPLVNDTFREYKAPGVKRSPSEMAEGEVDVANACGPYYINNLSYSEENFDKLVNLSYYNVQNNKDLILQALRTAVERKKQRKKEQALQKPPDGCGMRVPDREGTQHLADCPAPGNMK, from the exons TAAGCCAATCTGATTGCTATGTGAGCCTCTGGTTGCCAACAGCTTCAGATGAGATATTCCACACCAAAACCATCCAAAACTGCAGAAATCCTGTGTGGAATGAAACTTTCTATTTCCGGATACAGAGAAAAGTCAAG aatgtTCTTGAAATTACTGTTTCTGACGATGACGTCATTCGTGATGATGACCGTGCAATTGTGCTTTTTGATGTAGCTAAAATCCCCCTTGGGGAAAGAGTTTTTACATCATTCCCACTAAACCCAGAG ggGAAGGAGGAGTTGGAAGTTGAGTTTGTATTGGAGAGCAT CCAGGGTCCTCCTGAAACCATCATCACAAATGGGACAATAGTG TGTCGTGAAGAAGCCTGTTTGGAAGTTCACTTGGACGGCAGAATGCAAAAGAAGCGTTTTTCAG AGAATGAGCTAACATTTACAGTGAGAGGATCCTTTGAAGAAACCCAGACAGTTTCAGTGGGCTGTGACTCCCGCTCCCCTATCCCAGATCCCACTTTCTTCCACTATGCCAGATACAAGCAACCCTCCCTGGATGTTGCACTCAGAAAGAAGAGGAAGCTTCCCGCCTTT TGTGCTTGCATGTCATGTGGAGCAAGGAGAAGTGTCCCTCTGACAATCCCTCTGAAGTCACTCCCCTCCGAGCAAGAAGTAGTTGGTGAG CACAGAAAATTTGATTTACTCCTTAAGGTGAAAAAATG CCAGGATGACCTAGACGTACGCCTGGGGTTTGATCTGTGTGTCCAGGAACGGGATTTCATTCGAAAGAGGAAGAAGGTAGTTGCAGCCGCTTTGAAGGACATTCTCCACCTGGAAGAGGACTTGCAGGATGATGAG GTACCTGTGGTAGCAATCATGACAACGGGTGGTGGAACCAGAGCTCTGACAGCCATGTACGCTCACCTCCTCAGTGTGCAGGAAATGAAAGTCTTGGACTGTGTCTCATATATCACTGGTTTGTCTGGAACAACATG gaccATGTCAAACTTGTATGAAGATCCTGACTGGTCCCAAAAGGATCTCAAGGAAACACTCAATGATGTCCGAAAGCATGTACTTAAAAATAAGTTTGTTACTTGTTTTGCCCCTGATCGTCTGAAATACTATTTGAAAGAGTTGTGCCAGAGGAAGCAGGAAGGACATCAGCTGTGTTTCACAGATCTCTGGGGACTCATAATTGAAAGCATGTTACATGAAAAG GAGGACTGCCATAAGCTCACAGATCAGCAGCAGGCACTAAATCAGGGTCAAAACCCCCTGCCCATCTACCTCTCTCTCAATGTGAAGGATAAAATCAGCGACCAGGATTTTAGAG AATGGGTGGAATTCACCCCTTATGAGGTAGGATTTCCAAAATATGGAGCCTTCATTCGTGCAGAAGATTTTGGCAGCGAGTTCTTCATGGGTCGCCTGATGAAGAAAATCCCAGAATCCAGAATCTGCTTTTTGGAAG GGGTCTGGAGCAGTGTATTTTCCTTGAATCTCATGGATGCTTGGTATATATCTGTTAATTCAGAAGACTTCTGGCACAAATGGACTCGAGACAAAATTACTGACATAG aTGATGGAGCCCTATTCCCAACGAGACCAAATGAGCTGGATACTCGAGTGGTTTGTCCTACTGACAGCTTTTCAGAAATTTTCCGAGATGTTGCAATGTTACGTCCAGCAGCCTCAGAAATCCATAACTTCCTGAAGGGCTTCCAGATAAACAACAACTACCTGGAGAGCGAGTTTTCCAAGTGGAAAG ACTGTGAGCTGGACTCCCAGCCCAACCACCTGACAACAGCAACAGACTACCTCATCCTGATTGAcactgcatttgcctttgctacCAGTTACCCACCCCTTATGAGGCCAGAAAGGAAGGTGGATGTCATTTTGCATTTCAACTACAGCTCAGGTTCACAGACAGGG CCCCTGAAAGATGCCTCTAAATACTTTGCAAAACAGGGAATTCCTTTCCCTACAAAGGTGCCAGATGATCAGGAAACTCCGCATCTGAAGGAATGCTACATTGTTGGTGATAAAGAGAGCCCAGAAACACCTATTGTGATATTTTTCCCTCTAGTAAATGACACCTTCAGGGAATACAAAGCACCTG GTGTGAAACGTAGTCCCTCAGAGATGGCAGAGGGTGAGGTTGATGTTGCCAATGCCTGTGGCCCATATTACATAAACAATCTGAGCTATTCAGAGGAAAATTTTGACAAACTGGTGAACCTCAGTTACTACAACGTCCAGAACAACAAAGATTTGATTCTTCAGGCCTTGCGTACTGCTGTGGAGCGGAAAAAGCAGCGTAAGAAAGAGCAAGCACTGCAAAAACCACCCGATGGCTGTGGCATGCGTGTGCCTGACAGAGAGGGAACCCAGCACTTGGCTGACTGCCCAGCACCAGGGAATATGAAATAA
- the LOC138111500 gene encoding cytosolic phospholipase A2 epsilon-like isoform X7, translating to MASTSSLPQQHSSRKSSPLENEERKWMMHYVAPSDDAKQEELTPYSLLTVRIIRLKNAHQADFLSQSDCYVSLWLPTASDEIFHTKTIQNCRNPVWNETFYFRIQRKVKNVLEITVSDDDVIRDDDRAIVLFDVAKIPLGERVFTSFPLNPEGKEELEVEFVLESIQGPPETIITNGTIVCREEACLEVHLDGRMQKKRFSGVSHSAAGSCLTLVKIQNLEVPLPTSPEGLDLCACMSCGARRSVPLTIPLKSLPSEQEVVGEHRKFDLLLKVKKCQDDLDVRLGFDLCVQERDFIRKRKKVVAAALKDILHLEEDLQDDEVPVVAIMTTGGGTRALTAMYAHLLSVQEMKVLDCVSYITGLSGTTWTMSNLYEDPDWSQKDLKETLNDVRKHVLKNKFVTCFAPDRLKYYLKELCQRKQEGHQLCFTDLWGLIIESMLHEKEDCHKLTDQQQALNQGQNPLPIYLSLNVKDKISDQDFREWVEFTPYEVGFPKYGAFIRAEDFGSEFFMGRLMKKIPESRICFLEGVWSSVFSLNLMDAWYISVNSEDFWHKWTRDKITDIDDGALFPTRPNELDTRVVCPTDSFSEIFRDVAMLRPAASEIHNFLKGFQINNNYLESEFSKWKDCELDSQPNHLTTATDYLILIDTAFAFATSYPPLMRPERKVDVILHFNYSSGSQTGPLKDASKYFAKQGIPFPTKVPDDQETPHLKECYIVGDKESPETPIVIFFPLVNDTFREYKAPGVKRSPSEMAEGEVDVANACGPYYINNLSYSEENFDKLVNLSYYNVQNNKDLILQALRTAVERKKQRKKEQALQKPPDGCGMRVPDREGTQHLADCPAPGNMK from the exons TAAGCCAATCTGATTGCTATGTGAGCCTCTGGTTGCCAACAGCTTCAGATGAGATATTCCACACCAAAACCATCCAAAACTGCAGAAATCCTGTGTGGAATGAAACTTTCTATTTCCGGATACAGAGAAAAGTCAAG aatgtTCTTGAAATTACTGTTTCTGACGATGACGTCATTCGTGATGATGACCGTGCAATTGTGCTTTTTGATGTAGCTAAAATCCCCCTTGGGGAAAGAGTTTTTACATCATTCCCACTAAACCCAGAG ggGAAGGAGGAGTTGGAAGTTGAGTTTGTATTGGAGAGCAT CCAGGGTCCTCCTGAAACCATCATCACAAATGGGACAATAGTG TGTCGTGAAGAAGCCTGTTTGGAAGTTCACTTGGACGGCAGAATGCAAAAGAAGCGTTTTTCAG GGGTTAGCCACTCagcagctggctcctgcctgaCCCTGGTCAAGATCCAGAATCTAGAAGTTCCTCTGCCCACatcccctgaggggctggatCTG TGTGCTTGCATGTCATGTGGAGCAAGGAGAAGTGTCCCTCTGACAATCCCTCTGAAGTCACTCCCCTCCGAGCAAGAAGTAGTTGGTGAG CACAGAAAATTTGATTTACTCCTTAAGGTGAAAAAATG CCAGGATGACCTAGACGTACGCCTGGGGTTTGATCTGTGTGTCCAGGAACGGGATTTCATTCGAAAGAGGAAGAAGGTAGTTGCAGCCGCTTTGAAGGACATTCTCCACCTGGAAGAGGACTTGCAGGATGATGAG GTACCTGTGGTAGCAATCATGACAACGGGTGGTGGAACCAGAGCTCTGACAGCCATGTACGCTCACCTCCTCAGTGTGCAGGAAATGAAAGTCTTGGACTGTGTCTCATATATCACTGGTTTGTCTGGAACAACATG gaccATGTCAAACTTGTATGAAGATCCTGACTGGTCCCAAAAGGATCTCAAGGAAACACTCAATGATGTCCGAAAGCATGTACTTAAAAATAAGTTTGTTACTTGTTTTGCCCCTGATCGTCTGAAATACTATTTGAAAGAGTTGTGCCAGAGGAAGCAGGAAGGACATCAGCTGTGTTTCACAGATCTCTGGGGACTCATAATTGAAAGCATGTTACATGAAAAG GAGGACTGCCATAAGCTCACAGATCAGCAGCAGGCACTAAATCAGGGTCAAAACCCCCTGCCCATCTACCTCTCTCTCAATGTGAAGGATAAAATCAGCGACCAGGATTTTAGAG AATGGGTGGAATTCACCCCTTATGAGGTAGGATTTCCAAAATATGGAGCCTTCATTCGTGCAGAAGATTTTGGCAGCGAGTTCTTCATGGGTCGCCTGATGAAGAAAATCCCAGAATCCAGAATCTGCTTTTTGGAAG GGGTCTGGAGCAGTGTATTTTCCTTGAATCTCATGGATGCTTGGTATATATCTGTTAATTCAGAAGACTTCTGGCACAAATGGACTCGAGACAAAATTACTGACATAG aTGATGGAGCCCTATTCCCAACGAGACCAAATGAGCTGGATACTCGAGTGGTTTGTCCTACTGACAGCTTTTCAGAAATTTTCCGAGATGTTGCAATGTTACGTCCAGCAGCCTCAGAAATCCATAACTTCCTGAAGGGCTTCCAGATAAACAACAACTACCTGGAGAGCGAGTTTTCCAAGTGGAAAG ACTGTGAGCTGGACTCCCAGCCCAACCACCTGACAACAGCAACAGACTACCTCATCCTGATTGAcactgcatttgcctttgctacCAGTTACCCACCCCTTATGAGGCCAGAAAGGAAGGTGGATGTCATTTTGCATTTCAACTACAGCTCAGGTTCACAGACAGGG CCCCTGAAAGATGCCTCTAAATACTTTGCAAAACAGGGAATTCCTTTCCCTACAAAGGTGCCAGATGATCAGGAAACTCCGCATCTGAAGGAATGCTACATTGTTGGTGATAAAGAGAGCCCAGAAACACCTATTGTGATATTTTTCCCTCTAGTAAATGACACCTTCAGGGAATACAAAGCACCTG GTGTGAAACGTAGTCCCTCAGAGATGGCAGAGGGTGAGGTTGATGTTGCCAATGCCTGTGGCCCATATTACATAAACAATCTGAGCTATTCAGAGGAAAATTTTGACAAACTGGTGAACCTCAGTTACTACAACGTCCAGAACAACAAAGATTTGATTCTTCAGGCCTTGCGTACTGCTGTGGAGCGGAAAAAGCAGCGTAAGAAAGAGCAAGCACTGCAAAAACCACCCGATGGCTGTGGCATGCGTGTGCCTGACAGAGAGGGAACCCAGCACTTGGCTGACTGCCCAGCACCAGGGAATATGAAATAA